The genomic DNA TTTCACATGTATGACTTTTTCACTAGTCACCCAGTGTATAAGAGGTCCTCTTGTTCGCTGGTCTCTACCTTTTGTTCACTGGTCTCTACCTCTTGTTCACTGGTCTCTACCTCTTGTTCGCTGGTCTCTACCTCTTGTTCGCTGGTCTCTACCTTTTGTTCACTGGTCTCTACCTCTTGTTCACCGGTCTCTACCTCTTGTTGACTGGTCTCTACCTCTTGTTCACTGGTCTCTACCTCTTGTTCACTGGTCTCTACCTCTTGTTCACTGGTCTCTACCTCTTGTTCGCTGGTCTCTACCTCTTGTTCGCTGGTCTCTACCTCTTGTTCACTGGTCTCTACCTCTTGTTCACTGGTCTCTACCTCTTGTTCACCGGTCTCTACCTCTTGTTCACCGGTCTCTACCTCTTGTTCACTGGTCTCTACCTCTTGTTCACTGGTCTCTACCTCTTGTTCACTGGTCTCTACCTCTTGTTCACTGGTCCCTACCTCCTCTCCTGTCCATCGGATGCTGCATCTCATTAAATTCATCTCACGTATATTTTCGCCTTGTacattgaaagagagagagagagagagagagagagagagagagagagagagagagagagagagagagagagagagagagagagagagagagagagaccaccacAGTGGTGTAATG from Procambarus clarkii isolate CNS0578487 chromosome 32, FALCON_Pclarkii_2.0, whole genome shotgun sequence includes the following:
- the LOC138370484 gene encoding uncharacterized protein — its product is MNLMRCSIRWTGEEVGTSEQEVETSEQEVETSEQEVETSEQEVETGEQEVETGEQEVETSEQEVETSEQEVETSEQEVETSEQEVETSEQEVETSEQEVETSEQEVETSQQEVETGEQEVETSEQKVETSEQEVETSEQEVETSEQEVETSEQKVETSEQEDLLYTG